In the Octadecabacter sp. SW4 genome, one interval contains:
- a CDS encoding hydantoinase/oxoprolinase N-terminal domain-containing protein codes for MAILLGVDTGGTYTDAVLLDEGSDTVLASAKSLTTRPDLALGVGRAIDTVLAQSGALPNQIAMVSLSTTLATNALVEGQGGRVALVFIGFDQAELSRAGLTEALVGDPVILLAGGHSHAGNEAAPLDLDTLTAGLTDLPEGLTGFAVAASFATRNPAHEIAARDLIREITGKPVTCSHELSSALGGPKRALTAVLNARLIGMIDRLIGACEGHLTKIGITARLMVVRGDGALVSAELARERPIETILSGPAASIAGASWLTGETDALVSDIGGTTTDICLLRDGKPKIDPQGARVGPFRTMVEAVAMRTWGLGGDSDVQVQDGLSGGLRLGPRRLCPVSLLAQQHPGLVHDALDRALTQDAPPEEAGRFVIPHWEAAPEGLDKRESRVMERLANGPVRLQDAVQTRVEGPALARLVKRGAVMIAGITPSDAAHVLGQLDAWDKLAAHKALTLFARRRMGGGDRIAKGADDLARMIIDQLTRQTAQYLLEAAFAEDDFDWGDQPMGNLARHPLMQAGLARHQGVVRINAGLNVPVIGLGASAQNYYGAVGTALHTPTILPAHGGVANAIGAVVGQVSMHESGTVTSAGEGVFVAHLPDGPKRFGEAEAAMSALTQALEDIACDKARAAGVEEIRLTFDREVKAAEIEGKTMFVEATIKVAAQGRPRIALN; via the coding sequence ATGGCCATTCTCTTGGGCGTTGACACCGGCGGCACATACACAGACGCGGTCCTGCTGGATGAAGGTAGCGATACCGTCCTTGCATCCGCCAAATCCCTGACAACCCGCCCTGACCTTGCGTTGGGCGTCGGGCGTGCAATCGACACTGTTCTTGCCCAATCCGGTGCTTTGCCAAACCAGATCGCGATGGTGTCCCTGTCGACAACACTTGCCACGAATGCGCTTGTCGAAGGGCAGGGTGGGCGCGTTGCACTGGTGTTCATCGGGTTTGATCAGGCCGAGTTGTCCCGCGCAGGGCTGACCGAGGCTTTGGTCGGCGATCCGGTGATCTTGCTTGCGGGCGGGCATAGCCATGCGGGCAACGAAGCCGCGCCGCTTGACCTTGATACGCTTACCGCAGGTCTCACTGATCTTCCCGAGGGTCTGACCGGTTTCGCCGTCGCCGCCAGTTTTGCGACGCGGAACCCCGCCCACGAAATTGCCGCGCGCGATCTGATCCGAGAGATCACCGGCAAGCCTGTGACCTGTAGCCACGAACTTTCCTCGGCCCTTGGTGGGCCCAAACGTGCGCTTACAGCTGTGTTGAATGCCCGTCTGATCGGCATGATTGATCGTTTGATTGGCGCTTGCGAGGGGCATTTGACCAAAATCGGCATCACCGCCCGCCTGATGGTTGTGCGCGGCGACGGGGCGCTTGTTTCTGCCGAGCTGGCGCGCGAGCGCCCGATTGAAACGATCCTGAGCGGGCCTGCGGCCAGCATCGCGGGCGCAAGTTGGCTAACTGGTGAAACAGATGCACTGGTCAGCGATATTGGCGGCACAACCACCGATATTTGCCTGCTGCGCGACGGCAAGCCCAAGATTGATCCACAGGGTGCGCGCGTTGGCCCCTTCCGCACAATGGTCGAGGCCGTCGCGATGCGCACCTGGGGTCTTGGCGGCGATAGCGACGTGCAGGTGCAGGACGGGCTGTCGGGCGGTTTGCGATTGGGGCCGCGCCGTCTTTGCCCTGTGTCATTGCTGGCGCAGCAGCATCCAGGGTTGGTCCATGACGCGCTTGACCGCGCCTTGACGCAAGACGCACCCCCCGAGGAAGCGGGGCGGTTTGTCATACCCCATTGGGAGGCTGCGCCCGAAGGCCTCGACAAGCGCGAATCACGCGTCATGGAACGGTTGGCGAATGGCCCGGTGCGTTTGCAAGATGCGGTGCAAACGCGCGTAGAGGGGCCGGCATTGGCGCGATTGGTGAAACGTGGTGCGGTGATGATTGCTGGCATCACCCCATCAGACGCGGCGCATGTGCTGGGCCAGCTTGACGCCTGGGACAAATTGGCAGCGCATAAGGCGCTGACGCTGTTCGCGCGCCGCCGAATGGGCGGCGGCGACCGAATTGCCAAAGGGGCCGACGACCTTGCGCGAATGATCATTGATCAACTGACACGACAAACGGCCCAATACCTGCTTGAAGCCGCCTTTGCCGAAGATGATTTTGACTGGGGTGATCAGCCTATGGGCAATCTTGCGCGCCATCCGTTGATGCAGGCGGGTCTGGCAAGGCACCAAGGCGTAGTGCGGATCAATGCCGGGTTGAATGTGCCGGTGATTGGCCTTGGTGCATCGGCGCAGAATTATTATGGCGCGGTTGGAACGGCGCTACATACGCCAACGATTCTACCGGCGCATGGCGGTGTGGCGAATGCCATCGGCGCGGTCGTCGGGCAGGTATCCATGCACGAAAGCGGCACCGTCACGAGCGCAGGCGAGGGTGTGTTTGTTGCACACCTACCCGATGGGCCCAAGCGGTTTGGCGAGGCCGAGGCGGCGATGAGCGCCTTGACCCAAGCGCTTGAGGATATCGCCTGCGACAAGGCGCGCGCAGCTGGCGTTGAGGAAATTCGCCTGACCTTTGATCGCGAGGTCAAGGCCGCCGAGATCGAAGGTAAGACGATGTTTGTCGAAGCGACAATCAAGGTTGCGGCACAGGGCCGGCCCCGTATTGCGCTGAATTAG
- the araD gene encoding L-arabinonate dehydratase, translating to MTFKPAKWPRKLRSQEWFGGTSKDAIYHRGWMKNQGFPADLFDGRPVIGICNTWSETTPCNAHLRDLAERVKNGVWEAGGFPLEFPVFSPSEVTLRPTAMLFRNLCAMDVEEALRGKCIDGVVLLAGCDKTTPALLMGAASVDLPAIVVSGGPMLNGHFRGERVGSGTHIRKFNEAVKAGEMTPEEFVEAEASMSRSPGSCNTMGTASTMASMAEALGMALSGNAAIPAVDSRRRVMSQITGRRIVQMVKDDLKPSDIMTKAAFENAIRTNAAIGGSTNAVIHLLAIAGRVSVDLSLDDWDHCGRDVPTIVNLLPSGKHLMEEFFFAGGLPVVIRRLGEDGLLNKDALTVSGGSIWDEVKDVQNWNDDVILPRDKALTKSGGIAVLRGNLAPNGAVLKPSAASPELMVHRGRAVVFEDIEDYKARVDRDDLNIDETCVMVLKNCGPRGYPGMAEVGDMALPAKLLRRGITDMVRISDARMSGTAYGTVVLHTSPEAAAGGPLAVVQSGDFIELDVGARRIHLDISDAELAARLAKWEPAVPRPDGGYVQLYHDRVTGAETGADFDFLVGCRGNAVARESH from the coding sequence ATGACCTTCAAGCCCGCCAAATGGCCTCGCAAACTTCGTTCGCAAGAATGGTTCGGGGGCACGTCAAAGGATGCGATTTATCATCGAGGGTGGATGAAGAATCAGGGATTTCCAGCGGATCTGTTCGATGGGCGACCTGTGATCGGCATCTGCAATACCTGGTCGGAAACGACGCCGTGCAACGCCCATTTGCGCGATCTGGCGGAACGGGTGAAGAACGGTGTTTGGGAAGCGGGCGGTTTTCCGTTGGAATTTCCGGTGTTTTCCCCTTCCGAGGTCACGTTGCGCCCCACGGCGATGCTGTTTCGCAACCTTTGCGCAATGGATGTCGAAGAAGCGCTGCGCGGCAAGTGCATCGACGGTGTCGTGCTGTTGGCGGGCTGTGACAAGACAACACCGGCACTGCTGATGGGCGCGGCATCGGTCGATTTGCCCGCCATTGTGGTCAGCGGTGGGCCGATGCTGAACGGGCATTTCCGCGGCGAACGTGTCGGCTCAGGCACCCACATTCGCAAATTCAACGAGGCCGTGAAAGCCGGCGAAATGACCCCCGAGGAATTTGTCGAGGCCGAGGCATCAATGTCGCGCTCGCCCGGGTCGTGCAACACGATGGGAACCGCCAGCACGATGGCATCTATGGCCGAGGCTTTGGGTATGGCGCTGTCCGGAAACGCCGCGATTCCCGCCGTGGATAGCCGCCGCCGCGTTATGTCGCAAATCACGGGACGGCGAATTGTGCAGATGGTCAAGGACGATCTGAAACCGTCCGACATCATGACCAAGGCGGCCTTTGAAAACGCCATTCGGACAAACGCCGCGATTGGGGGCTCGACCAATGCCGTGATCCACCTTTTGGCCATTGCAGGCCGTGTTAGTGTCGATCTCTCACTTGATGATTGGGATCATTGCGGGCGCGATGTGCCGACAATCGTGAACCTTTTGCCATCCGGGAAACACCTGATGGAGGAGTTCTTTTTCGCTGGCGGCCTGCCCGTCGTGATCAGGCGGCTGGGCGAGGATGGCTTGCTGAACAAGGATGCGCTGACCGTAAGTGGCGGGTCCATCTGGGACGAGGTCAAGGACGTTCAGAACTGGAACGACGATGTGATCCTGCCGCGCGACAAGGCGCTGACGAAATCCGGCGGAATCGCGGTGCTGCGGGGCAACCTTGCGCCCAATGGCGCGGTGCTGAAACCCTCGGCTGCATCGCCCGAACTCATGGTGCATCGCGGGCGCGCCGTCGTGTTCGAGGATATCGAGGATTACAAAGCGCGCGTGGATCGTGATGATCTGAACATCGACGAAACCTGCGTGATGGTGCTAAAAAATTGCGGCCCACGCGGCTATCCCGGCATGGCCGAGGTGGGCGATATGGCCCTGCCCGCCAAGCTTCTCAGGCGCGGGATCACTGATATGGTGCGGATAAGTGACGCGCGGATGTCCGGCACGGCCTATGGCACAGTCGTTTTGCATACCTCGCCCGAGGCCGCCGCCGGTGGCCCGCTTGCGGTGGTGCAGAGCGGTGATTTCATCGAACTGGACGTCGGTGCCCGCCGCATCCATCTGGATATCAGCGACGCTGAACTTGCCGCGCGTCTGGCCAAGTGGGAACCGGCCGTGCCGCGCCCTGACGGCGGCTATGTTCAACTGTATCATGATCGCGTGACGGGCGCGGAAACAGGGGCCGACTTTGACTTTCTCGTTGGGTGCCGCGGCAACGCTGTCGCCCGGGAGTCGCACTGA
- a CDS encoding tetratricopeptide repeat protein → MKPTEIDALRNQASAAHRAGKIAEARAFYARYLALCPGDGGIWSNVGALLRSQQQHTLALRAQERAYALMPDAPGLRNNLANILSDLGLYDRSIALREEILQRAPQDKSQRAMIGRCLRGLGRYSDAIDYLKAAEADHPDDSEITLQRAFAELGEGRYGAAFRTYGVRWQSEEMTPRQLDLPQWDGGDLTGKTVVVLPEQGFGDAVLFTRFLPALRQHCARVLFLAERPLARLFDGLDGADWVGTKLPKTEQVDCWINLMDMPLLVFGADDSGAIPAPTRLNIPADSVTRAKAIAKPHKEKFKIGVVWSGSATYKGNSFRSFSHRQFHPLVDVPDVQLFSLYKGPFLEAFVADGTSLLIQDTASTDRDFADCAATMQQMDLIITSDTATAHIAGSLGVPTWVLLHWDPFWVFRHSGDTTDWYPEMQLYRQPEPLDWDSVFALVETDLRKRVTKWKKEQKRG, encoded by the coding sequence ATGAAACCGACTGAAATTGACGCACTGCGCAATCAGGCGAGCGCGGCACATCGTGCGGGCAAGATCGCCGAGGCGCGCGCGTTTTACGCGCGTTATCTTGCGCTTTGCCCTGGTGATGGCGGCATTTGGTCGAATGTGGGTGCGCTGTTGCGCAGTCAACAACAGCACACCCTTGCCCTGCGCGCGCAGGAACGCGCCTATGCGTTAATGCCAGATGCGCCGGGCCTGCGGAACAATCTGGCGAATATCCTGTCGGACCTGGGGCTCTATGATCGGTCCATCGCACTGCGTGAAGAGATATTGCAGCGCGCGCCGCAAGACAAATCACAGCGCGCGATGATCGGGCGCTGTTTGCGTGGTTTGGGCCGATATAGTGACGCAATTGACTATCTGAAAGCTGCCGAAGCCGACCATCCCGACGATAGCGAAATCACGCTTCAGCGCGCCTTTGCCGAGTTGGGCGAGGGGCGCTACGGCGCGGCCTTTCGCACCTACGGTGTGCGCTGGCAATCCGAAGAAATGACACCGCGCCAGCTTGATTTGCCGCAATGGGATGGCGGCGATCTGACAGGCAAAACGGTGGTTGTTCTGCCCGAACAGGGGTTTGGTGACGCAGTCTTGTTCACCCGCTTCCTGCCAGCCTTGCGCCAACATTGTGCGCGGGTTTTGTTTTTGGCCGAACGCCCCCTTGCCCGTCTGTTTGACGGGTTGGATGGGGCAGATTGGGTCGGCACAAAACTCCCCAAGACGGAACAGGTCGATTGCTGGATCAACCTGATGGATATGCCCCTGTTGGTGTTTGGCGCTGACGACAGCGGCGCAATTCCAGCGCCAACCCGTTTGAATATCCCCGCCGATTCTGTGACCCGGGCCAAGGCAATCGCCAAGCCTCATAAGGAAAAATTCAAGATCGGCGTCGTCTGGTCCGGTTCAGCGACATACAAGGGCAACAGTTTCCGGTCGTTCAGCCACCGTCAGTTTCATCCGCTGGTTGACGTGCCCGACGTGCAGCTGTTTTCGCTTTACAAGGGGCCGTTTCTGGAGGCCTTTGTCGCCGATGGCACCAGTCTGCTGATCCAGGATACCGCCAGCACCGATCGCGATTTTGCCGATTGTGCCGCAACGATGCAGCAGATGGACCTGATCATTACGTCTGATACGGCCACGGCGCATATCGCTGGTTCTCTTGGCGTGCCGACATGGGTTCTGTTGCATTGGGATCCGTTTTGGGTGTTCCGACACAGCGGTGATACGACCGACTGGTACCCCGAAATGCAGCTTTATCGGCAACCCGAACCTTTGGACTGGGACAGTGTTTTCGCCTTGGTAGAGACCGATTTGCGCAAACGCGTGACCAAATGGAAGAAAGAACAGAAACGTGGATGA
- a CDS encoding Gfo/Idh/MocA family protein, whose product MKIALIGIGKIARDQHVPAIANSADWNLAATVSRTGTVDDVPAYTNIDTMLAENPEIRAVSLCLPPVPRFAYAKAALLAGRHVMLEKPPGATLAEVHALAALAQTQGSTLFTTWHSRMAQGVAQAKALLAGKSVIKGHITWKEDVRRWHPGQDWVFAAGGMGVFDPGINALSILTEILPAPVHLQDARLDVPENCQTPIAAQLTFSNGITADFDWRQEGPQNWDMWIETAENRVELSEGGSKINVDGRDITGEAAGASLLGEYPALYARMADLVRTGASDIDLSPMVHVADAMTLGKRVSLPAFHL is encoded by the coding sequence ATGAAAATCGCACTGATTGGAATTGGCAAGATCGCGCGGGACCAGCATGTGCCCGCGATTGCAAACAGCGCTGACTGGAATCTTGCCGCAACAGTAAGCCGTACAGGCACTGTCGATGATGTGCCTGCCTACACCAACATAGACACTATGCTGGCAGAAAACCCCGAAATTCGGGCTGTCAGCCTGTGCCTGCCACCAGTCCCCCGGTTCGCCTATGCGAAGGCGGCATTGCTGGCGGGGCGCCATGTGATGCTGGAAAAACCGCCCGGTGCCACGCTGGCCGAAGTTCATGCGTTGGCGGCACTTGCCCAGACACAGGGCAGCACGTTGTTCACCACATGGCACAGTCGGATGGCGCAGGGTGTTGCGCAAGCCAAGGCCCTTTTGGCGGGCAAGAGCGTCATCAAGGGTCACATCACGTGGAAGGAAGACGTGCGCCGCTGGCATCCCGGTCAGGATTGGGTTTTTGCCGCAGGTGGGATGGGAGTCTTTGATCCGGGTATCAATGCGCTTTCGATTCTTACCGAAATTCTGCCTGCGCCCGTTCATTTGCAAGACGCCCGGCTTGATGTGCCGGAAAACTGCCAAACGCCGATAGCGGCGCAGTTGACCTTTTCGAATGGAATCACCGCCGATTTTGATTGGCGGCAGGAAGGCCCGCAAAACTGGGACATGTGGATCGAAACGGCAGAAAACCGTGTCGAATTGTCCGAAGGTGGCAGCAAGATCAACGTGGACGGCAGGGATATCACCGGTGAGGCGGCCGGCGCTTCGTTGCTGGGCGAATACCCCGCGCTTTATGCGCGCATGGCCGATCTTGTGCGCACCGGTGCCAGCGACATCGATCTGTCGCCGATGGTTCACGTCGCAGACGCGATGACCTTGGGCAAACGGGTGTCGCTACCGGCCTTTCACCTGTAG